The Drosophila biarmipes strain raj3 chromosome X, RU_DBia_V1.1, whole genome shotgun sequence genome includes the window TATggtttctatatatttttacagcTTTCACTGCGTGTAGTCGTGCTCAAAGGACGCGAGTCTGGCCTGATCCAGTGGGGCTTTCGTTCTCTAAGTGTAGAAAACATGCacacaaaacataaaaaattctttaaatttctatatttaagTGTATATCTAGGTAGATATAGAATTATCGCATATATACatatggatatatatttaGAATTATTAAACGTGCCCGTGCTCGCCGTTCGTTCGTTAAGTGTGTAGCTTGGTTTTTGTTTCTAGGTTTCTTGTAATACTGTAGCAGCCTCCATGTTATGTATATATCTACTATATATGCTCGATCCTTCGATCACCCCTCGAATACTTTCGCCCCTCTTCGCCCGCTTCGATCAGGCCAGACGCATGTCCTTGCGAGCACCGTATGTAAATCCTAGACACCGAACTCCTCTAATTCTTAATGCTGCTTTTGTTTTACTCGCTTTAGTATCAAGTTTTGAAGTTTATGGTAGAAAAAGTTGGAGTGTAACTAAcagatttcttgtttttcttttgtttggaAGATTTCATTGCTGCGTTTTACTTAAggttaataaatttttaaaatttctcatTTTCTTTTTGCTAGTAAAGTTAAATTTGTCATAGtttctcttttgtttttttgttttgtgtgtgtttggttgatttctttgttttgctttgcGACTAATTTGACTGCGGCAACCTCTGACCTTCCACAGCTGCCATAGTGTGTGGTTCATATTGCAATTGTTCCTTATAATCTCATTGTTCATCTCACTCCCTGCTCCTCTGCTTTCGCTTCTACTCTCCCTCGCTCTCTACTACAGGCAGCTCCTTTCTTTGCTTCGTTTAGTTAATGATTTGTTACTTAAATGCTAAACAAGAAGAATTTTGCTATTGCAACGCTTTTGGCCGGCGGTTTTTGGGGATTTGGACCTGGATTTTACGTAGTTAAAAGGGTTGCTCGTTTCATGGGGGTGGAGGATGGGGGAGGGTTCACGCCGTTTCGTTGTCTCGTCTTGTGGAGAGAGAGTACTTTCTCCTGCCTGATACTTTCTTGTTTCCTTTGTTTTGTTCGTGTGTGTTTTACACATACTGTTTTGTTGCGCTTAGTTACCGTTATACCatgcatatttatatatgtgtgttgtgtgtgtggtgtgtgtcaGGATGTTTAGATTCAGGATAATGGTTcgggtggtgctgctgctgcctccgCCGCTGCATCTCTATCCACTGCCTCCACTCGGGCCGCTCTACTTGGCCTTGTTGGTCTTAAAGCTGACCTGCAGCACGCGGTTGCCCATGGTGTAGCCGTTGAGCGCCCGAATGGCCATGGCCGCCTCGTCGTAGTTGGTCATCGAGACGAAGCCGTAGCCCTTGCACTGGTTCGTTGTGGGATCCTTGACGATCTTCACCGATTGCACAGCCCCAAAGGGCCCGAACAGCTGCCACAGCGCAGCCTCCTCCGTCTCGGGCGCCAGATTGTAGATGAAAATGGGATACGCACCGCCTGGTCCGCTGGCCAGCGTcgtggccgccgccgccgccgcgcCCAGGCCGTTGGGCAGCATCACGTCCAGCATGTCGCCGGCCATGGGCGAAAACCGGGCCAGTCCCTTGTTCACGGGGGTGTGCATGGCGCCGCCGATGCGTCGCACCAGCTGGGGATTGAGGAATGCGGGCAGCTGCGGCTGAATGATCTTGCTGGTGCTGCCGGGCGTATTGGAGAACTTCACCACGATGGGGTCCGTGCAGCTGGATGGCGTGGTGCCGTTCAGGGCAATTATGGCCCTGGTCGCCTCCTCCCGCTTATCGAACCGTATGAAGCCCACGCCCTTGGTCTGCGTATCGTTGCCGGCATTCTGCAGAATGCGCGACGTGATGATGGCGCCGAATGGGGCGAAGATGGCCTCCAGTTCCTGCTGGGTCATCGTCTTCGGCAGCCCCGACACGTACAGATTGGCGCCCTTGATGGCATCCGACGAGGGGCGGGCGAACGACACCTTGATGGTCTTGTTCTGCAGCCGCAGGCCGTTCAGCACATTGACAGCCTGCTCGGCGTCCTGGGGTCGCACGTAGTTGACGAAGCCGTAGCCCAGACTCTGGCCCTTGCTGGGCGCCTGCGGATTGAGCGGATCGATGTAGACCTGCGACTTGTCGCGTATCAGCTTCACCGACTCAATCTCGCCGACGCTGGAGAAGAGCGAGCGGATCTCGTCCTCGGTCATCGTTTGCGGCAAGTAGTTGACAATGAGATTTGTGCGCGTCTCCGtgctgccgttgctgccgTTCTGGGCTCCCGCACCGGCATTGCCGTTGGTGTTGGGCTGCGCCTGCTGGGGCTGGGGCACCACCGCCTGCTGGACCGCCGCCTGCtgcaccaccgccgccgcctgctgctgctgctgttgctgttgctgctgttgctgctgcaccaCCGCCTGTTGGGCCACGacggcctgctgctgctgctggagctgctggGTGACGGCGGCTGCGGCCGCGGCCACCGCCTGCTgtgtctgctgctgctgcacctgcAGGATCGCCTGCTgcacctgttgctgctgcagttgggCGGCAGCGGCCACGGCGGCCGCGTTCTGTACGGGGGCGGCGGCCGCATTCGTCGCCGCCACCGCAGCGGCTGCCGCTGCACTCTGCATGAGCTGCGCCTGTGTGTCCACTCCGCCGCCGGCTCCGGTGTTTGCCATCATAAAGTCCACTGGGTGGTGGGATCGGGGGAGTCGAGGAGTTTGAGTTGGTTGACACGACCAACGCAGGGGCAGGCGCATGGAAAGAGTAGTTAAATGTCAAGATTAAACCATTTGCATGATGTGTTAGTAGCTCTTATTCGTGTCTTTTAGATATCTACGGTTACTAGGGGTTAGAGGTTGGTTCATATTTGATACTCAATGTTGGCGTTTAATATGTATTCAGTTGTTGAGGATGTTAAAAGTTAGTTTAGTGAAAGCAACTGAGAAAACACTCAGTGATATGAGACCGATCTATAAGAGATTCTCCGCCATTTTTTCCAACAATGATAGTGGGTTCCCCATTATAACCCCACTACCTTTGTCTTTTAAGGTCCTAAAATGTATTAGTAACTATGCAACACTCCTGAATATTTGTCGGAAGAAAGCTAGTTTTCAAAATACAAAAGgggttgtttttttaataatcgTCTAACAAAGCATTGCCTACTTTAAGGCACTTTATCCTTTTggatatgtattttttttttttattaataatattatattttccgGACTCTAATGTCGTTTTACACTTTGCGTTTAGTTCTGAGTTGAGCCATCATTCATCTATTTTAAGGACCTCGTTTTAGGGCCTTCCCTATATTGCATACTAAGTACCAAAAACAAGTTAGCCTGTATTTAACactattttctaaaaagattAATATTCATCCAGACTagtttgttttttggtttCCTTTTTTAAGGACCCCCAATTTGTGCATCCCTGGTCTGCTCTCCCTCTCCGTGGGTAAGCGGTTAACGGTTAGTCGAAGAAGCTTTGCTCACTGGCGCCGCCCAGCGGCCCACTTTCTTTCCCGGCCGCTCTCTCGGTGTCTATTCCAGCCCCACTCtccacccacacccacactgAGAAGCAAAGCTCTCCAGACAGCGaggcacacacgcacgcacactaaaacaaaaacacaccTTCGTCACTGGAAGAACTGAACTTTAGTTAATTTTTGCTTTCGCTCGGTCGGTGATTTGAGtgctttttgttgttgttgctttcgtTTTGCGGTGCGCTTCTAAAATTTATCCGTTGTCACTGCTTTGGAACTGATAA containing:
- the LOC108023377 gene encoding protein elav isoform X1, translated to MDFMMANTGAGGGVDTQAQLMQSAAAAAAVAATNAAAAPVQNAAAVAAAAQLQQQQVQQAILQVQQQQTQQAVAAAAAAVTQQLQQQQQAVVAQQAVVQQQQQQQQQQQQQAAAVVQQAAVQQAVVPQPQQAQPNTNGNAGAGAQNGSNGSTETRTNLIVNYLPQTMTEDEIRSLFSSVGEIESVKLIRDKSQVYIDPLNPQAPSKGQSLGYGFVNYVRPQDAEQAVNVLNGLRLQNKTIKVSFARPSSDAIKGANLYVSGLPKTMTQQELEAIFAPFGAIITSRILQNAGNDTQTKGVGFIRFDKREEATRAIIALNGTTPSSCTDPIVVKFSNTPGSTSKIIQPQLPAFLNPQLVRRIGGAMHTPVNKGLARFSPMAGDMLDVMLPNGLGAAAAAATTLASGPGGAYPIFIYNLAPETEEAALWQLFGPFGAVQSVKIVKDPTTNQCKGYGFVSMTNYDEAAMAIRALNGYTMGNRVLQVSFKTNKAK
- the LOC108023377 gene encoding protein elav isoform X2 produces the protein MMANTGAGGGVDTQAQLMQSAAAAAAVAATNAAAAPVQNAAAVAAAAQLQQQQVQQAILQVQQQQTQQAVAAAAAAVTQQLQQQQQAVVAQQAVVQQQQQQQQQQQQQAAAVVQQAAVQQAVVPQPQQAQPNTNGNAGAGAQNGSNGSTETRTNLIVNYLPQTMTEDEIRSLFSSVGEIESVKLIRDKSQVYIDPLNPQAPSKGQSLGYGFVNYVRPQDAEQAVNVLNGLRLQNKTIKVSFARPSSDAIKGANLYVSGLPKTMTQQELEAIFAPFGAIITSRILQNAGNDTQTKGVGFIRFDKREEATRAIIALNGTTPSSCTDPIVVKFSNTPGSTSKIIQPQLPAFLNPQLVRRIGGAMHTPVNKGLARFSPMAGDMLDVMLPNGLGAAAAAATTLASGPGGAYPIFIYNLAPETEEAALWQLFGPFGAVQSVKIVKDPTTNQCKGYGFVSMTNYDEAAMAIRALNGYTMGNRVLQVSFKTNKAK